One part of the Treponema sp. OMZ 787 genome encodes these proteins:
- a CDS encoding sugar ABC transporter ATP-binding protein gives MSDVVLEIKNLSKSFGKNKVLDGINLTVKPGSVMGLMGENGAGKSTMMKCLFGIYTRDEGTISLLNKSIEFKNPKEALESGVAMVHQELNLCLDRTVTDNLFLGRYPTNFGIVDEIKMFESASSLFSSLNMNVNPKTIMRTMSVSQRQMVEIAKAVSYDAKLIVLDEPTSSLTEREVKKLFSIIRALQKKGVSFIYISHKMDEVFEVCDEVAVLRDGKMILSKPIAETNMNEIIAAMVGRSLDKRFPDVDNVPGEDFLKIENLKTKYAPVLEDISFTVRKGEILGLYGLVGAGRSELLEALFGIRTIESGSISINDKYLNFKSSKEAMSYGFALLTEERKLNGMFGKDTIEFNTVITNLDNYKTMGVLSNRKMREAANREIDTMRTRCLSADQSISALSGGNQQKVIIGKWLERSPDVFLMDEPTRGIDVGAKYEIYQLIIKMAKEGKTIIVVSSEMPEILGITNRIAVMSNRRLAGIVNTKETDQETLLRLSAKYL, from the coding sequence ATGAGTGATGTAGTTCTTGAAATAAAAAACCTTTCAAAATCCTTCGGAAAAAACAAGGTTTTGGACGGTATTAACTTAACCGTAAAACCAGGCTCCGTAATGGGACTTATGGGAGAAAACGGGGCGGGAAAATCCACCATGATGAAGTGCCTTTTCGGTATATATACGCGGGATGAGGGCACCATTTCTTTATTAAATAAATCAATAGAATTTAAAAATCCTAAAGAAGCTCTTGAAAGCGGAGTCGCTATGGTTCATCAAGAGCTTAATCTTTGTCTTGACAGAACCGTTACCGATAATTTATTTTTAGGCAGATACCCGACCAACTTCGGGATTGTTGACGAAATAAAAATGTTTGAATCTGCAAGTTCTCTTTTTTCTTCGCTCAATATGAATGTCAATCCAAAAACAATAATGCGTACCATGTCTGTTTCGCAGAGGCAGATGGTCGAAATAGCAAAGGCTGTTTCTTATGATGCGAAGCTCATCGTATTGGATGAGCCTACTTCTTCTTTAACTGAGAGGGAAGTAAAAAAACTTTTTTCGATAATCAGAGCCTTGCAAAAAAAAGGCGTTTCATTTATTTATATTTCGCATAAGATGGATGAGGTTTTTGAAGTTTGCGATGAGGTTGCCGTTTTACGGGACGGGAAAATGATTCTTTCAAAACCCATCGCCGAAACAAATATGAATGAAATTATTGCGGCCATGGTAGGCCGATCTCTGGATAAGCGTTTCCCCGATGTGGATAATGTGCCCGGAGAAGACTTTTTAAAAATAGAAAACTTAAAAACAAAATATGCACCTGTGCTTGAAGATATTTCCTTTACCGTAAGGAAGGGAGAAATTTTAGGCCTCTATGGTCTTGTCGGTGCCGGAAGGAGCGAGCTTTTGGAAGCCCTATTCGGTATCCGCACTATAGAATCGGGAAGCATAAGTATTAACGATAAATATCTTAATTTTAAAAGCAGTAAAGAGGCTATGTCCTACGGCTTTGCCTTGTTGACCGAAGAGCGTAAATTAAATGGAATGTTCGGCAAGGACACAATCGAATTTAACACGGTAATTACCAATCTGGATAATTATAAAACTATGGGTGTGTTGTCAAACCGTAAAATGCGTGAAGCCGCCAACAGAGAGATCGACACCATGAGGACTCGCTGCCTTTCGGCTGATCAGAGTATTTCTGCATTGAGCGGAGGAAACCAGCAGAAGGTTATAATTGGAAAATGGCTGGAGCGTTCACCCGATGTATTTTTGATGGATGAACCTACCCGCGGTATCGATGTAGGAGCGAAGTACGAAATATATCAGCTCATTATCAAGATGGCCAAAGAGGGTAAGACTATAATCGTTGTTTCGAGCGAGATGCCCGAAATTTTAGGTATCACAAACCGTATAGCCGTTATGTCCAACCGCCGCCTTGCAGGTATCGTGAATACCAAGGAAACCGATCAGGAAACCCTGCTCAGACTTTCGGCTAAGTATTTGTAG
- a CDS encoding substrate-binding domain-containing protein, producing the protein MRAFSKFAQIVFFGLLIVSAVFVVSCGGSGNAVLNKDKPLVFFNRQPSDPTTGKIDMTSMNWNDKTYYVGFDAAGGGAVQGKLITDFLASANASLDRNGDGILGYVLCIGDVGHNDSKARTEGIRKALGTWAGSTDPGKTKQGSVTIAGKTFDVIELEGKAMTGTDGSTWNANAATEAMGGWATKFADQIDMVVSNNDGMAMGCLQASNYPAGVPIFGYDANADAIEAVGKGILTGTVSQNVDAQATATLQVLRNLLDGLKGTDVYTKGITSADSYGNKISAPVQYWADVKAVMAANSGVTMANYKNYLGGTRDAGIKQTNAPKKKVLLTIYNSGDNFLSSSYLPALKYYAPLLNIELTIVQGDGQNESSCLDKFTNLNNFDAFAVNMVKTNSGSNYTDKLKY; encoded by the coding sequence ATGAGAGCTTTTTCTAAATTTGCACAAATAGTTTTTTTTGGGCTTCTTATTGTGTCGGCTGTTTTTGTTGTAAGCTGCGGCGGAAGCGGAAATGCAGTTCTTAACAAGGACAAACCCTTAGTCTTCTTTAACAGACAGCCTTCAGATCCGACAACAGGAAAAATCGATATGACTTCTATGAACTGGAATGACAAGACTTATTATGTAGGTTTTGATGCCGCAGGCGGCGGTGCAGTTCAGGGAAAACTCATTACAGATTTCCTCGCATCAGCAAATGCTTCACTCGACAGAAACGGTGACGGTATTTTAGGCTATGTTCTTTGCATCGGAGACGTAGGTCATAACGATTCAAAGGCCAGAACAGAAGGTATCAGAAAGGCCTTGGGAACTTGGGCAGGTTCTACCGACCCCGGTAAAACAAAGCAGGGTTCAGTAACAATCGCAGGTAAAACATTTGATGTTATTGAGCTTGAAGGAAAGGCCATGACAGGAACAGACGGTTCTACATGGAATGCAAATGCTGCAACAGAAGCTATGGGCGGATGGGCAACAAAATTTGCCGATCAGATTGATATGGTTGTTTCAAACAATGACGGTATGGCAATGGGCTGTTTACAGGCTTCAAACTATCCTGCCGGTGTTCCTATCTTCGGATATGATGCAAATGCAGATGCTATCGAAGCTGTAGGTAAGGGTATTCTTACAGGAACAGTTTCTCAGAACGTTGATGCTCAGGCAACAGCAACCTTACAGGTTTTGCGCAACTTGCTCGACGGTTTAAAGGGAACAGATGTATACACAAAGGGTATTACGTCTGCCGATTCTTACGGCAACAAAATTTCGGCTCCTGTTCAGTACTGGGCTGATGTAAAGGCTGTTATGGCTGCCAACTCAGGTGTTACAATGGCTAACTACAAAAACTACCTCGGCGGAACACGCGATGCCGGAATCAAGCAGACAAATGCTCCCAAAAAGAAGGTTCTTTTGACCATTTATAACTCAGGCGATAACTTCCTTTCTTCTTCATACTTGCCTGCATTAAAATACTATGCACCCCTCTTGAACATTGAATTGACAATCGTTCAGGGTGACGGACAGAACGAATCAAGCTGTTTGGATAAATTTACTAACCTTAACAACTTTGATGCTTTTGCCGTAAACATGGTTAAAACAAACTCCGGTTCAAACTACACCGACAAGTTAAAGTATTAA
- a CDS encoding acyl-[acyl-carrier-protein] thioesterase: protein MIIDNKFTVRHKILTGNIDGKCRATPMEFAILLQELAAGHYGTTGLSIPHLQKMGMTWVITKQHFEIAEYPLWMDDLIVQTWAQPPKGFFCFRDFAFFYARNGKKASIDDAFEENLSIEEEREKRLSIEEFKGLSKPFFRASSCWVILNSETGQPIKPDERTMGNLAFNDEHLEGKVFAKITLPEKWETEEKFKPTLLDIDMNSHVNNLNYLRWILSYMDADFCKGKLLKTLDTNFVSSAMYGEELICRSSLSENVCIHSIIRAEDKSEVFKARSEWADEKTLSRELKVKA, encoded by the coding sequence ATGATAATAGATAATAAATTCACTGTACGCCATAAGATTCTCACAGGAAACATAGACGGAAAATGCAGGGCAACTCCGATGGAGTTTGCTATTTTGCTGCAAGAGCTGGCAGCAGGACATTACGGCACGACGGGACTTTCCATCCCTCACTTACAAAAAATGGGCATGACATGGGTAATAACAAAACAGCATTTTGAAATTGCCGAATACCCTCTTTGGATGGATGATTTAATAGTACAAACTTGGGCACAGCCGCCCAAGGGCTTTTTTTGCTTTAGAGACTTTGCTTTCTTTTATGCAAGAAACGGAAAAAAAGCTTCCATCGATGATGCATTTGAAGAAAATTTAAGTATCGAAGAAGAACGAGAAAAAAGGCTATCTATAGAAGAATTTAAAGGGCTCTCAAAGCCTTTTTTTAGAGCAAGCTCATGCTGGGTAATATTGAATTCTGAAACCGGACAGCCTATAAAACCCGATGAAAGAACTATGGGAAATTTAGCCTTTAATGATGAGCACCTTGAGGGTAAGGTCTTTGCAAAGATTACATTACCGGAAAAATGGGAAACGGAAGAAAAATTCAAGCCTACCCTTTTGGACATAGACATGAATTCCCATGTAAACAATTTAAATTACTTGAGATGGATTTTATCCTACATGGATGCAGATTTTTGTAAGGGCAAATTACTTAAGACCCTCGATACAAACTTCGTTTCATCGGCAATGTACGGCGAAGAACTGATATGCAGATCAAGCCTTTCTGAAAATGTATGTATTCACTCCATAATAAGAGCCGAAGACAAAAGCGAAGTTTTCAAGGCCCGTTCCGAATGGGCTGACGAAAAGACTCTTTCAAGAGAGTTAAAGGTAAAAGCTTAA
- a CDS encoding S26 family signal peptidase, producing the protein MSILFYAESVLSFLFSILLIIKNGSGLAVFAAALGSAYSIWNAFCIFSFFKKKTVSSMLVMRKTMEYVPYIFMACFIMSRAVQSGEDRSTLDAVLALYWIVLVVYNRILLFRLKDKRLPKYFPELPEILKKKRSFISEILDWADAILQAACIVLLFSVFVLQLYVIPSESMVQQFMIGDRVAGFKAAAGPTFPLSSFRFPQIYNYKRGDVVIIRNPHYENDPNNELKFFTSQLVQYLTLTMVNINKDEGGRIKADPLVKRIVGVGGEKLMLVDGVLYIKKAGEKDFKAFDESAYAVWDLSKLPQSSLKYVKDVKMNTEDLNRLQSVEAWRARVNFDEAEAEAAALVKKMKEIKSKPDKVFSAKDFLNKAQYLVTQMARDNEAIASKILTTDGGLTWFEDFLTSWKKTVKTNSFNLYEMRNAQLDILIKLSFGKLLVRNAELYKANVSEAAFSSDVERQAIINELGEYLYYLALSSQRNMDEFPKGEEEYIPENCYFMMGDNRFNSTDMRHEYQYHLEALNKDDPMSMMFVTNVAPRYIHSSRMLGTVNLILFPRARFGLVK; encoded by the coding sequence ATGTCTATCCTTTTTTACGCAGAATCGGTTTTAAGTTTCTTATTTTCAATCTTGTTAATTATAAAAAACGGCTCAGGCCTTGCCGTATTTGCAGCGGCCTTAGGTTCGGCTTATTCTATTTGGAACGCTTTTTGTATATTTTCTTTTTTCAAAAAAAAGACTGTAAGTTCAATGCTTGTAATGCGTAAAACTATGGAATATGTGCCCTATATTTTTATGGCCTGCTTTATTATGTCCAGGGCTGTTCAAAGCGGAGAGGATAGGTCTACCCTTGATGCAGTCTTAGCCCTTTATTGGATTGTATTAGTTGTTTACAACAGGATACTTTTGTTCAGATTAAAGGATAAAAGGCTGCCTAAATATTTTCCTGAATTGCCGGAAATCCTTAAAAAAAAGCGTTCTTTTATTTCAGAAATTTTGGATTGGGCGGATGCAATATTGCAGGCTGCCTGTATAGTTCTTCTTTTTAGCGTTTTTGTTTTGCAGCTCTATGTTATTCCTTCAGAATCTATGGTACAGCAGTTTATGATAGGCGATAGGGTTGCAGGTTTTAAGGCTGCTGCAGGGCCGACCTTTCCGCTTTCTTCATTCAGGTTTCCTCAAATTTATAATTATAAGAGGGGAGACGTGGTTATAATCCGGAATCCTCATTACGAAAACGATCCGAATAATGAGCTTAAATTTTTTACCTCTCAGTTGGTTCAATATCTGACTCTTACTATGGTAAACATCAACAAGGACGAAGGCGGAAGAATAAAGGCTGATCCCTTGGTAAAAAGAATTGTCGGTGTAGGCGGAGAAAAACTGATGCTTGTCGACGGGGTGCTTTACATAAAAAAAGCCGGTGAAAAGGATTTTAAGGCCTTTGATGAAAGTGCTTATGCCGTGTGGGATTTATCCAAACTTCCCCAGTCAAGTTTAAAATATGTAAAAGATGTAAAAATGAATACCGAAGACTTAAACCGTCTTCAATCGGTGGAGGCTTGGAGGGCTAGGGTAAATTTTGATGAGGCAGAAGCTGAAGCTGCGGCCTTGGTAAAAAAAATGAAAGAAATAAAGTCAAAGCCCGACAAGGTTTTTTCGGCCAAGGACTTTTTAAACAAGGCTCAGTACCTGGTTACCCAAATGGCTCGTGATAATGAGGCAATAGCCTCAAAAATTTTGACAACGGACGGCGGTCTTACATGGTTTGAGGATTTTTTAACCTCATGGAAAAAAACAGTCAAAACAAATTCTTTCAATTTATACGAAATGAGAAATGCCCAACTCGATATTCTTATAAAACTTAGTTTTGGAAAGCTCCTTGTACGAAACGCGGAGCTTTATAAAGCCAATGTGAGCGAGGCTGCCTTTTCTTCTGATGTAGAGCGTCAAGCTATCATAAACGAGCTTGGCGAGTACCTTTACTATTTAGCACTTTCGTCTCAAAGAAACATGGATGAATTCCCCAAGGGAGAAGAAGAATACATTCCCGAAAACTGCTACTTTATGATGGGGGATAACCGCTTTAACTCCACGGACATGAGGCACGAATATCAATACCACTTGGAAGCTCTAAATAAGGATGATCCCATGTCCATGATGTTTGTAACAAATGTGGCTCCCCGCTATATTCATTCTTCAAGGATGTTAGGAACAGTAAACCTGATTCTTTTCCCCAGAGCCCGTTTCGGTTTGGTAAAGTAA